In Alphaproteobacteria bacterium, the genomic window TGGCCCAGACCGGCGCTCGCCAGGGCTTCGTCGAGGTCGCGGATGCCTTCGCGGGCATCGGACCAGAGAGCCAGCGTCGGCGTCACGCTGCGGCCGATTTCCTCGGCCACGATGTCGAGGTGGATCAGCGGCACGCCGGCGGGCGGCAATTGATAGCGCTTGGTGGCGATTTCGCCGAACTTGCAGCCGATGGCCAGCAGGCAGTCGCTTTCTTCCATCAGGCCGTTGGCGATGCGGTCGTAGCGGCCGAAGAGGCCGGCGTTCAAGGGACTTGTGCAGGCGATCGCTCCCTTGCCGCTCATGGTATGGGCGACGGGGATGTTGTGGCGCTCGGCAAAGTCCTGGAGCGTCTCGGCGCCGCCGCTCAGGTGCACGCCGCCGCCGGCCAGGATCAGCGGCCGCCGGGCCGAGGCCAGCCGCTCGGCGGCCTCCAGGAGACCGGCGCGATCGGGCCTGGAGCGCAATGCCGGGACCAACACCTCGAGCGCCGCGAATTCGTCCTCGAAAGGGTACGTCGCATGGGCCACGTCCTCGGGCACGTCCAGTATTACCGGCCCGGGCCGCCCTGAAGTGGCGACCTGGAAGGCACGGCGCACCAATTCGGGAATGCGTTCGGTGTATTCGACGCGGATCAGTTCCTTGCAGGCCGGGCGCAGGATCTCGGTCTGGCGGCTTTCCTGGGTCATGTTCTTCCAGGAATGGAGACGGTGGCTGTCGCCCACCAGCACCACTAGCGGCACTCCGGCGTTGAGGGATTCGACCAGCCCGGTGACCAGATTGGTGGCGCCCGGCCCCAGCGTCGCATCGCACACACCCACCCGGCCAGAGACCCGGGCGTAAGCGTCGGCGGCAAACACGCCGCAGCGTTCGTCGTTGATCAGCGTATGAGAGAGGCCGAGCCTCCGCACGGCGTCATAGAACGGCAGCAACTGGAAGCCGCCCATGCCGAACATGGGGCCGGCACCCTGGGCCGCAAGCGCCCGGGCCAGGGCCTCGCCGCCCGTCATCTCGTTGCTGCTCACGGTTCAGCTCGCCATCAAAGCGCGGCCCGCGGCCGCGATCTTTTCCGGCGTCACCCGTACCTGGTCCTCCAGCGGCGGGGCGTACGAAATCGGCGCCCGGGGCGCCCCCAGCCGGCGCACCGGGGCCTTGAGGGCCTTGAACAGGCGCTCGCCGACGGTGGCCGCCACCTCGGCCCCGAAGCCGCCGACGGCCACCGATTCGTGGGCCACCAGCAGGCGCCCGGTCTTCTCGACCGAGGCCAGCACGGCGTCCTTGTCCCAGGGCCAGAGGGTGCGCAGGTCTATGACCTCGGCCGAGATACCTTCACCTTCGAGAGTGGCGGCGGCCGCGGCCGCGTCGTGCAGGCAGCTCGACCAGGAAACGATGCTGAGGTCCGAGCCCTGACGCTCGATGCGGGCCTGGCCGAAGGGGACCAGCACCTCGCCCTCGGGCACCTCGCCTTCCAGCGACCAGAGGTTCTTGTGCTCCATATAGACCACCGGGTCGTCGCAGCGGA contains:
- a CDS encoding thiamine pyrophosphate-binding protein, which produces MSSNEMTGGEALARALAAQGAGPMFGMGGFQLLPFYDAVRRLGLSHTLINDERCGVFAADAYARVSGRVGVCDATLGPGATNLVTGLVESLNAGVPLVVLVGDSHRLHSWKNMTQESRQTEILRPACKELIRVEYTERIPELVRRAFQVATSGRPGPVILDVPEDVAHATYPFEDEFAALEVLVPALRSRPDRAGLLEAAERLASARRPLILAGGGVHLSGGAETLQDFAERHNIPVAHTMSGKGAIACTSPLNAGLFGRYDRIANGLMEESDCLLAIGCKFGEIATKRYQLPPAGVPLIHLDIVAEEIGRSVTPTLALWSDAREGIRDLDEALASAGLGQRLAGYGAEVAERMAAWWLSVADRVGSDETPVHMARLMQELNQGLPADATLVADGGFAGHWGGLLYDTKRPGRGFVPDRGFASIGYGLAGAMGADLAAREMGGGPVVGLTGDGGFNMVLGELETARRLGLGLTVIVVNNAASGYVKALQHTMYGEGAYQSSDLAETDYAAVAGAMGCHGIRVEEPAALAGALQAALAERQRPTVLDVVVTRDPARMLPAVDNRAVTVEQGDRIA
- a CDS encoding alpha-ketoacid dehydrogenase subunit beta: MAIMNYADAGREALAEEMRRDELVWAVGEDLGRGGVFGQYRGMVEEFGPERISDAPISESAILGSCVGAAMAGTRPVAELRFADFALCAIDELVNQAAKARFMLGGQTKVPLVVREPMGMWRSSAAQHSQSLESWYTHIPGLVVVTPATPADNKGLLKSAIRCDDPVVYMEHKNLWSLEGEVPEGEVLVPFGQARIERQGSDLSIVSWSSCLHDAAAAAATLEGEGISAEVIDLRTLWPWDKDAVLASVEKTGRLLVAHESVAVGGFGAEVAATVGERLFKALKAPVRRLGAPRAPISYAPPLEDQVRVTPEKIAAAGRALMAS